In a single window of the Renibacterium salmoninarum ATCC 33209 genome:
- a CDS encoding acetyl-CoA C-acetyltransferase, translating into MAGATSNTPRNRSNTQSTNAQSSGNQGTSKPAGNEAPQQEHSLAAKHHTARDAVVIGGNRIPFARTGGAYTYASNQSMLTAALDGLVARFGLQNERIGEVAAGAVLKHSRDFNLARESVLGSALSAETPAYDLQQACATGLEAVLGLANKIKLGQIDSAIAGGVDSASDAPIAVSEHLRTILLDLNRAKTTGQKLKLLSKIRPKDLAPNAPGTGEPRTGLSMGEHQAITTAQWKVTREAQDELAMASHKNLATAYGRGFFDDLMTPYKGLVKDSNLRADSSMEKLAKLSPVFGKRLGTPATMTAGNSTPLTDGASTVLLGSEEWAKSKDLPILARVIDGEAGAVDFVHGKDGLLMAPAFAVPRLLARNGLRLGDFDFYEIHEAFAGTVLSTLAAWADEKFGRERLGLDGAFGSIDRSKLNVNGSSLAAGHPFAATGGRIVASLSKMLHEKGLVDGRPARGLVSVCAAGGLGVVAIFEAYVPEAK; encoded by the coding sequence ATGGCCGGCGCAACAAGCAACACCCCACGGAACCGCAGTAACACTCAAAGCACGAATGCCCAGAGCTCAGGCAACCAGGGCACTAGCAAGCCAGCCGGGAACGAAGCGCCGCAACAAGAGCATTCGCTCGCGGCCAAACACCACACGGCTCGCGATGCGGTGGTCATTGGTGGCAACCGTATTCCTTTCGCACGCACTGGCGGCGCTTATACCTATGCCTCGAATCAGAGCATGCTCACCGCTGCCCTTGATGGGCTGGTAGCTCGATTTGGTCTGCAAAATGAGCGAATCGGTGAAGTTGCAGCGGGTGCGGTGCTCAAACACTCTCGCGATTTCAATTTGGCGCGTGAATCAGTACTCGGCTCGGCCCTGTCAGCAGAAACGCCCGCCTATGACTTGCAGCAGGCCTGCGCAACTGGCTTGGAAGCTGTGCTGGGCTTGGCTAATAAGATCAAGCTCGGTCAGATCGACTCGGCCATTGCTGGCGGCGTTGACTCCGCATCAGACGCGCCGATCGCGGTCAGCGAGCATTTACGCACCATTTTGTTGGACCTTAATCGAGCAAAGACCACGGGCCAGAAGCTGAAGCTGCTCAGCAAGATTCGGCCTAAAGACTTGGCTCCGAATGCACCCGGCACGGGCGAGCCTCGGACCGGATTGTCCATGGGCGAGCACCAGGCAATCACCACTGCGCAATGGAAGGTCACTCGCGAGGCTCAAGATGAATTGGCGATGGCTAGCCATAAGAATCTTGCCACTGCGTATGGTCGCGGTTTCTTTGATGATCTAATGACGCCGTACAAAGGTCTGGTCAAAGACTCCAACCTGCGCGCGGATTCTTCGATGGAAAAGCTGGCCAAACTTTCGCCAGTATTCGGTAAACGCTTGGGCACGCCCGCAACCATGACTGCGGGCAACTCGACGCCGCTGACCGATGGTGCTTCCACAGTGCTATTGGGCAGTGAAGAGTGGGCCAAGTCTAAAGACCTACCGATTTTGGCTCGCGTTATTGATGGCGAAGCCGGTGCGGTCGATTTTGTGCACGGCAAAGACGGACTCTTGATGGCGCCGGCGTTCGCAGTGCCGCGTCTGTTGGCCCGTAACGGACTGAGGCTGGGCGATTTTGATTTTTACGAGATCCACGAAGCATTTGCTGGCACCGTGTTGAGCACGCTTGCGGCTTGGGCGGACGAGAAGTTTGGCCGTGAACGGCTTGGCTTGGATGGCGCTTTTGGCAGCATCGACCGCAGCAAGCTCAATGTGAATGGCTCCTCGTTGGCCGCAGGCCACCCCTTTGCTGCCACTGGTGGTCGCATTGTTGCTTCGCTGTCCAAAATGCTGCACGAAAAAGGTTTGGTTGACGGCCGACCGGCGCGTGGACTGGTATCGGTCTGTGCTGCTGGTGGGCTTGGCGTAGTGGCAATCTTCGAAGCATATGTGCCGGAGGCTAAATAA
- a CDS encoding TetR/AcrR family transcriptional regulator produces the protein MNTADALIDASETEPVDGRNARWATHREQRRRTLMKSARHAVHKLGADASMEDIAAAAGTSKSVFYRYFGDKAGLQQAMGEMVIHRMQEKVLAAAQTATTPEQGLNNMVSAYLQMAQTSPNVYVFATQSLKGESMFTQDITHATGALGNFFDAIIGMVSSPLGEHLGGADSALGTYWPTAAIGMVRTAGELWLTSDPKTRPDAESMADNITRWLFTGISSELISPEKRGSR, from the coding sequence GTGAACACCGCAGACGCACTTATTGACGCTTCCGAGACCGAGCCAGTCGACGGACGCAACGCGCGTTGGGCCACACACCGTGAGCAACGTCGCCGGACTTTGATGAAATCCGCACGGCACGCGGTGCACAAGCTTGGCGCCGATGCTTCAATGGAGGACATTGCCGCTGCTGCGGGAACGTCAAAATCAGTGTTTTACCGGTATTTTGGCGATAAAGCTGGATTGCAACAAGCAATGGGCGAGATGGTCATTCACCGTATGCAAGAAAAGGTTTTGGCGGCCGCACAAACTGCGACCACACCGGAACAAGGTCTAAACAATATGGTTTCCGCCTATTTGCAGATGGCCCAGACCTCCCCCAATGTTTATGTCTTTGCCACGCAAAGCCTCAAAGGCGAATCAATGTTCACTCAGGACATCACGCATGCAACGGGCGCACTTGGTAACTTTTTTGATGCGATCATCGGCATGGTTTCTTCGCCACTAGGTGAGCATTTAGGCGGCGCAGATTCCGCTTTGGGCACCTATTGGCCCACAGCAGCTATTGGCATGGTTCGCACCGCAGGCGAATTGTGGCTCACTAGCGACCCAAAGACTCGACCAGATGCCGAATCAATGGCAGACAACATCACTAGATGGCTTTTTACCGGAATAAGTTCAGAACTAATCTCACCCGAAAAAAGAGGATCACGATGA
- a CDS encoding acyl-CoA dehydrogenase gives MTETTTRDDLAGSTESSEARIDTAELGELLLGKWAHIRKIAREAAKDSRAFKVEGLTHFEHRARAFNQLKLLVDLKAVHRAFPKRLGGDEDHGGNVAGFEEMVTADPSLQIKAGVQWGLFGSAVMHLGNTEHQDKWLPGIMSLEVPGCFAMTETGHGSDVASIATTATYDEATDEFVIHTPFRAAWKDYIGNAAVDGLAAVVFAQLITKSVSHGVHAFYVQLRDPVTHQFMPGVCGEDDGIKGGLNGIDNGRLHFDQVRVPRTNLLNRYGNVDEDGEYTSSIASPGRRFFTMIGTLVQGRVSLDGASVAASKVALQIAITYAAQRRQFNATSDIEEEVLLDYQRHQRRLFSRLATTYAASFAHEELLQKFDDVFSGAHDTDEDRQDLETLAAGLKSLSTWHALDTLQECREACGGAGFLVENRFTSLRADLDIYATFEGDNTILLQLVAKRLLTDYAKEFRNVDFGVMARYAFGQAADVAINKTGLRQVAQFVADTGSVQRSATALKDEESQRALLNERVQGMVAEVGGVLKDAARLPKAKAAAVFNQHQDELVEAARAHAELLQWEAFTAGIKKIEGPKTKEVLTWLRDLFGLGLIEKHLSWYLMNGRISMQRGRTVGEYINRLLAKIRPHALDLVESFGYTQEHLRAPISSGQEKVRQDEAAEYFRVQRASGGSPIDEKVLLLKERQAAKAAKK, from the coding sequence ATGACCGAAACAACCACTCGCGACGACCTCGCAGGTTCAACTGAGAGTTCAGAGGCTCGTATTGATACCGCCGAACTTGGCGAGCTATTGCTCGGTAAATGGGCGCATATCCGCAAGATCGCTCGTGAAGCGGCCAAAGATTCACGAGCATTCAAGGTCGAAGGGCTCACCCACTTTGAACACCGCGCACGCGCCTTCAACCAGCTGAAACTATTGGTTGACCTCAAAGCCGTGCACCGGGCCTTCCCCAAGCGTTTGGGCGGCGATGAGGACCACGGCGGCAATGTTGCTGGCTTCGAAGAGATGGTCACGGCAGACCCGTCATTGCAGATCAAGGCCGGCGTGCAGTGGGGGCTATTCGGCTCAGCGGTGATGCATTTGGGCAACACAGAACACCAGGATAAATGGCTGCCTGGCATCATGAGTTTAGAAGTTCCCGGCTGCTTTGCGATGACCGAAACCGGCCACGGCTCCGATGTCGCTTCCATCGCCACCACAGCAACCTACGATGAAGCTACTGATGAGTTTGTCATTCACACCCCGTTCCGAGCCGCGTGGAAAGACTACATCGGCAACGCCGCAGTTGACGGGCTGGCTGCAGTGGTCTTTGCTCAGCTGATCACCAAGAGCGTTAGCCATGGCGTGCACGCGTTTTACGTCCAACTTCGCGATCCGGTAACGCATCAGTTCATGCCCGGGGTTTGCGGCGAGGACGACGGTATCAAAGGCGGGCTCAATGGCATCGACAATGGCCGTTTGCACTTCGACCAGGTGCGAGTCCCCCGTACTAACTTGCTGAACCGCTACGGAAACGTTGACGAAGACGGCGAGTACACTTCGTCGATTGCCAGCCCTGGACGCCGGTTCTTCACCATGATCGGCACGCTAGTTCAAGGTCGAGTTTCACTCGACGGTGCCTCCGTCGCGGCGTCCAAAGTGGCGCTGCAAATCGCTATCACCTACGCGGCGCAACGCCGCCAATTCAACGCCACTTCTGACATTGAAGAAGAAGTGCTGCTGGACTATCAACGGCACCAGCGTCGGCTTTTCAGCCGATTGGCCACCACTTATGCCGCCAGCTTTGCGCACGAAGAGCTATTGCAAAAGTTCGACGACGTCTTCTCTGGTGCACACGATACCGATGAAGATCGCCAAGACCTGGAAACGCTCGCTGCAGGGCTAAAGTCCTTGTCTACCTGGCATGCGCTAGATACCTTGCAAGAATGCCGCGAAGCCTGCGGTGGTGCCGGATTCCTGGTCGAAAACCGCTTCACTTCGCTCCGCGCAGACTTGGATATTTACGCAACGTTTGAGGGCGACAATACGATTCTTTTGCAATTGGTTGCCAAGCGCTTACTAACCGACTACGCCAAAGAATTCCGCAATGTGGATTTTGGCGTGATGGCACGTTACGCCTTTGGTCAAGCCGCCGACGTCGCAATCAACAAAACTGGGCTACGCCAGGTTGCCCAGTTTGTTGCCGATACCGGTTCAGTGCAGCGTTCTGCCACGGCGCTCAAGGACGAAGAAAGTCAACGCGCTCTGCTCAACGAGCGAGTTCAAGGCATGGTTGCCGAAGTAGGCGGCGTGCTCAAAGACGCGGCTAGGCTACCAAAAGCTAAAGCAGCGGCGGTCTTCAATCAACACCAAGATGAACTCGTCGAAGCTGCTCGTGCGCATGCCGAACTCCTGCAATGGGAAGCCTTCACCGCAGGCATCAAGAAAATTGAAGGTCCGAAGACCAAAGAAGTACTCACCTGGTTGCGTGACCTGTTCGGCTTGGGCCTGATTGAGAAGCACCTCTCCTGGTACCTCATGAACGGTCGAATTTCGATGCAGCGTGGGCGGACCGTCGGCGAGTACATCAATAGATTGCTCGCAAAAATTCGTCCGCACGCCTTGGACTTGGTTGAATCCTTTGGCTATACGCAAGAACACTTGCGCGCACCAATTTCTTCGGGGCAGGAAAAGGTCCGCCAAGATGAAGCTGCCGAGTATTTCCGCGTGCAGCGGGCTAGTGGTGGATCACCGATTGATGAAAAGGTGCTGCTACTCAAGGAACGTCAGGCCGCAAAAGCCGCTAAAAAGTAG
- a CDS encoding carboxylesterase family protein: MTRGSNSLGLYEGTSFAQHDVVAVSVNYRLGLEGFSLLPEVPPNLGVADLLAALRWVSQNIANFGGDPRRITIAGQSAGGAMVAALLACAQAEGLFS; encoded by the coding sequence TTGACTAGAGGGTCGAACTCGCTGGGTCTCTATGAAGGTACGTCCTTTGCGCAACACGACGTTGTTGCCGTGTCAGTGAATTATCGTCTGGGCTTGGAAGGTTTTTCCTTGCTGCCCGAGGTGCCACCAAACCTGGGCGTGGCAGATTTGCTCGCGGCGCTGCGCTGGGTCTCGCAGAACATTGCCAACTTTGGCGGAGATCCACGACGGATCACCATAGCTGGCCAATCGGCTGGTGGCGCTATGGTGGCTGCGTTATTGGCTTGCGCGCAGGCTGAAGGGCTGTTTTCATAA
- a CDS encoding carboxylesterase family protein, giving the protein MPHDRTLVQTESGPVRGEMTDGVLRFLGIPYAAAPWDELRFKAPQPVQWTEVRAATAYGATVPQLPYPGQLGELLPPSSIRGAEVLNLNVWTPNSEPDQLKPVLFWIHGGRCLD; this is encoded by the coding sequence ATGCCCCACGATCGCACGCTGGTACAGACTGAATCGGGACCGGTTCGGGGTGAAATGACCGACGGCGTGCTGCGATTTCTTGGCATTCCGTACGCAGCAGCACCGTGGGATGAGCTGCGTTTCAAAGCACCACAGCCGGTGCAATGGACTGAGGTCCGCGCGGCTACCGCTTATGGAGCCACCGTCCCGCAGTTGCCGTATCCGGGGCAGCTCGGTGAATTGTTGCCGCCCAGCTCGATTCGGGGCGCAGAAGTATTGAACTTGAACGTTTGGACCCCCAATTCGGAGCCGGATCAACTCAAACCAGTGCTGTTTTGGATTCATGGCGGGCGGTGCCTTGACTAG
- a CDS encoding glutamate decarboxylase, with product MRSTGSRPDRDDQQPIDLNPLFTRPGERTEFPKFTLRKEGSLPETAYQIVHDDAMLDGNARQNLATFVGTWMDEHANQLYLESADKNMIDKDEYPHTAAIETRCWRILATLWNAPNAEKAIGTSTIGSSEACMLGGLALKRRWQHARRAAGLATDKPNLVLSSAVQVCWEKFCNYWDVEPRYVPISEEHRVLDGHDLDKYVDENTIGVVAILGVTYTGMYEPVQQIAAALDQIQANTGLDVRIHVDGASGAMIAPFLQPDLEWDFHVPRVSSINISGHKYGLVYPGVGWIVWRDASLLPEDLVFRVSYLGGDMPTFALNFSRPGAQVLLQYYQFLRLGFDGFEAVQNACREVALYLSGEIAGMEPFELWNDGSDIPVFAWRLKPDPERHWDLHQLSDRLRMSGWQVPSYPMPADLENITVQRIVVRSGFSKNLAADFLGDFREQVAYLESLPAPVSTNRESTGFRH from the coding sequence ATGCGCAGCACCGGATCAAGGCCCGACCGGGACGACCAGCAACCGATCGATTTGAACCCCCTTTTTACTCGACCGGGTGAACGCACCGAATTTCCCAAGTTCACGCTTCGGAAAGAAGGTTCCCTCCCGGAGACCGCCTATCAAATAGTCCATGATGACGCGATGTTAGATGGCAATGCGCGGCAAAACCTGGCCACATTTGTTGGCACCTGGATGGACGAGCACGCTAACCAGCTCTACCTTGAATCTGCCGACAAAAACATGATCGACAAGGATGAATATCCGCATACCGCAGCGATTGAAACCCGCTGTTGGCGAATATTAGCGACGTTATGGAATGCACCCAATGCGGAAAAGGCAATCGGCACCTCCACCATTGGCTCCTCCGAAGCCTGCATGCTTGGCGGATTGGCACTAAAACGCCGCTGGCAACACGCGCGGCGCGCCGCAGGACTTGCAACCGACAAACCGAACCTGGTGCTTAGCTCGGCGGTGCAAGTCTGTTGGGAAAAGTTTTGCAACTACTGGGATGTCGAGCCGAGATACGTACCAATCTCTGAAGAGCACCGAGTCCTCGACGGCCATGATCTTGACAAATACGTTGACGAAAATACCATTGGCGTTGTAGCCATCCTGGGCGTGACTTACACCGGAATGTACGAGCCAGTTCAGCAGATCGCCGCGGCTCTGGACCAGATTCAAGCCAATACTGGACTGGATGTGCGCATCCATGTTGATGGCGCGTCCGGCGCGATGATCGCGCCTTTTTTGCAACCCGATCTTGAATGGGACTTCCATGTACCGCGTGTTTCCTCGATTAATATTTCCGGCCACAAATATGGCTTGGTGTACCCCGGCGTAGGTTGGATCGTCTGGCGCGATGCCAGCCTGCTACCAGAGGACCTGGTTTTCCGAGTCAGCTATCTCGGTGGTGATATGCCAACGTTCGCACTGAATTTCTCCCGGCCGGGAGCCCAAGTGTTACTGCAGTACTACCAATTCCTGCGCTTAGGTTTTGACGGCTTCGAAGCTGTCCAGAACGCTTGCCGCGAAGTGGCGCTCTACCTTTCCGGCGAAATTGCCGGCATGGAGCCCTTCGAGCTGTGGAACGACGGCTCTGATATTCCGGTCTTTGCCTGGCGGCTCAAACCAGATCCAGAACGTCACTGGGACTTACATCAGCTCTCAGATCGATTGCGAATGAGCGGCTGGCAAGTGCCGTCCTATCCGATGCCAGCAGACCTTGAAAATATTACGGTGCAACGCATAGTGGTCCGCAGCGGTTTCAGCAAGAATCTGGCCGCTGATTTCCTGGGCGATTTCCGCGAACAGGTCGCCTATCTGGAGTCACTACCGGCCCCGGTTTCAACAAACCGCGAATCCACCGGTTTCCGGCACTAA
- the glgA gene encoding glycogen synthase has product MRIDIVTKEFPPEIYGGAGVHVAELSRVLAASVDLHVHAFGAPRPAEFHGASVSSYGQPAGLANANPALQTLGVDLEIVPNIAGADVVHSHTWYANMAGHLASLLHGIPHVLSAHSLEPLRPWKAEQLGGGYAVSSWAERTAYESAAAIIAVSAGMRDDILRCYPKVDPAKVKVVHNGVDTQVWQRNEDHEAVRVLGVDPERPSVLWAGRVTRQKGLPYLLRAAALLPPEAQLVLCAGAADTAELAAEVAGLIDQLKATRGEDSVVLIERMLPRTELIHLLSQATVFACPSIYEPLGIVNLEAMACGAAVVASATGGIPEVVDDGVTGLLVPLAQVTDGSGTPLDPEAFVAEFAAALNAVLSDANSAREMGAAGRRRAEPNFSWDSIAEQTLEVYRSVL; this is encoded by the coding sequence GTGCGCATTGACATTGTGACTAAAGAATTCCCGCCTGAGATCTACGGCGGGGCAGGAGTACACGTAGCGGAGCTGTCCCGAGTGCTTGCGGCGTCGGTAGATTTGCACGTCCACGCCTTTGGCGCACCACGACCCGCCGAATTCCATGGTGCTTCGGTGAGCTCGTATGGGCAGCCAGCAGGGCTAGCGAACGCGAACCCCGCGCTACAGACGCTCGGTGTGGACCTGGAGATCGTGCCGAATATTGCCGGTGCCGATGTAGTGCATTCACACACTTGGTACGCCAATATGGCTGGTCATCTGGCCTCGCTTCTGCATGGAATTCCGCATGTTTTGAGTGCGCATTCGCTTGAACCACTGAGGCCGTGGAAAGCGGAGCAACTCGGCGGGGGATACGCGGTGTCCTCCTGGGCGGAAAGAACCGCTTATGAGTCTGCAGCAGCGATTATCGCGGTCTCGGCCGGAATGCGCGATGATATTTTGCGTTGTTACCCGAAGGTGGACCCGGCAAAGGTCAAAGTGGTGCACAACGGCGTGGACACCCAGGTTTGGCAGCGAAATGAAGATCACGAGGCAGTGCGCGTATTGGGCGTTGACCCCGAACGCCCAAGCGTTCTCTGGGCGGGCCGAGTTACCCGGCAGAAAGGTCTGCCCTATCTGTTGCGGGCTGCTGCTCTCTTGCCGCCGGAAGCACAACTTGTCTTGTGTGCCGGCGCAGCGGATACGGCTGAGCTAGCCGCCGAAGTGGCTGGGTTGATTGATCAGCTCAAAGCGACGCGGGGCGAAGACAGCGTGGTGCTTATTGAACGGATGTTGCCGCGCACCGAGCTTATCCATTTGCTTTCGCAGGCCACCGTCTTCGCCTGCCCGTCAATTTACGAGCCGCTGGGCATTGTGAATTTGGAAGCTATGGCCTGCGGAGCTGCCGTAGTCGCCAGTGCCACCGGCGGCATCCCCGAAGTAGTTGACGACGGCGTGACCGGCCTTTTGGTGCCGCTGGCGCAGGTGACCGATGGCAGCGGCACGCCGCTTGATCCCGAAGCATTTGTTGCTGAATTTGCGGCGGCACTTAACGCGGTATTGAGTGATGCAAACAGTGCCCGGGAAATGGGTGCGGCCGGTCGTCGTCGAGCGGAGCCGAACTTCTCTTGGGACTCGATTGCTGAGCAAACTCTTGAAGTTTATCGATCGGTGCTCTGA